In Rhodopirellula sp. P2, the DNA window TTTGCTGGAAAACGGAATGGGACCGTCGTTGTCCGCTGAAGACGGACGGTCCAGTTCTGGAAGCCGAGCAGGCTCCAGCACACAATCGGCTCCGGGAGCAAAGCCTGGCAGCACTCCCTCGGAAGCACTCTCGCGTCAGATCGAGATGAATCCCGAGAGCTGATCACTCTCGAGAGAGCTCATGCACTTTCGGGACGCTTGGTGTTCCGCGGCAGTGGAGGAAGCGTGCGGTATTCGACCGCGATCACTCACCCGCAACAGCGGCCGCGAGTTGCTCGTAGGTGCGTTGGTTGTTGATTCGACTCCCGCGGTTATCGCAAGCGATTTGGTACAGGTGCTGGCCGATCGGAGTCGGGTACTTGCCCGTCACACAGGCTTGGCAGAGGTGGTCCTCTGGCAAATCGATCGCCCGGGCGATGGCGGAAACGGGGAGGTACCGCAGTGAGTCCGCGCCGAGATCGTCTGCCATCCGTTGCTGGGACTCTTCGTCCAATTCGCCGGTCAACGAAAAGTACTTGGGCGCGATCAATTGATCGATCGTACTCATGTCGATGCCGTAGAAACACGGTGCAACGATCGGTGGGCAAGCCACTCGAACGTGAATTTCCTTGGCACCGCCAACATCACGAATTCGGTCGAGCAAGGCATTCATGGTCGTGCTTCGCACAATCGAATCTTCCACCAGGATGACGCGTTTGCCCTGCAAGACTTCGCGAAGTGGGGTGTACTTGGCGGCCGCTTTGGCCTTCCGAGCTCGTCCGCCTTCAATGAACGTTCGCCCCGCGTATCGGTTGCGGATCAAACCTTCGCGACAGGGAATCGACAACTCATACGCCATCGAATCCGCGGCGGCTTTGCTGGTGTCCGGAACCGGGACGATGATCGTGTCGGGGTCGTCCAGTGGGACGCGTCCAAATTCTCGTTCAGCATCGGCTAATTCACGACCCAGGTTGGTACGTGAAAGATAAACGCTGCGATCGTCGAGGGTACTGGCAACATTCGCGAAATAAATCCACTCGAAGAAGCAATGTTTGGGAGCTTCCGGTTCAGCGAACCGCTCCATCCGAAAACCTTCCTCGGGATCGATCAGAATCGCATGGCCAGGTGGCAACGAATGAATTTGGTCCGGTTCAAACCCAAGGTTCAACAACGCCACACTCTCGCTGGCACAGGCAAACAGCGGGCCCTCGTGGATGTAGCACATGGGTTTGATACCCAGCGGGTCACGAGCGACCAACATTTCGCCTTCCGCAGTCAGCAATGCCATCGAATAGGCGCCGTCGAAACCAGCCGTGACTTGCTTCAGAACATCCATCCAGTCGAGTCGCTCCTGCGACTGCGAGAGCAGACGAGCGATCTCGTGCAGAAAGATTTCCGTGTCGGTGTCGAGCGCCAGGTGGTGGTCGCCATCGGCGAGCAAACGTTGTTTCAGCAGCGTGTAATTGGCCAATTGGCCGTTGAAGCAGAAACTGAACCATTTGCGTTTGTGGATGTGGCGACGCTCAAAAGGTTGAGCGTAATTTCGGTCGTCGGCCCCGCAGGTGGCGTAGCGAACGTGACCGATCGCGGCTCGCCCGGCCAACGATTTCATCAGTGACTCCGCTTTGGCACGGTGATTCAGACGGAAGACTTCCGTCACCGTTCCAACATCCCGTCGCGTTTTCAGTAGCGCGGGACGGTCGGGGTCAAAGGTGGTCATCCCGGCGGCAAGTTGCCCTCGATTTTGAATGTCGAGCAACATGCGGGGCAACAGACGCGAGATTTGTCGCGGTCCGTCGTCCGTGCACACGGGGCTGCGCCCGCGACCAGAGAGATGGTAGATCGCGGCAACGCCGCATTCGTGATTCAATTCAGCCATGAAATCTGCAATGAGGTAATCGCTGGGGCGAGGAAGCTACAGTCTACCGATGCCAGGCAATAACGCAATTCGCTGAACTACCTGGTTTGCCAAACCCACCGCCATTCGGGCGGGGAAAGGGACGGTTTCGAAGGGTCAATGGGATCGTCTCGATCGAACCCCCAGCAGGATCAACACGATCAGCAAAGTCGCCAGCAACAGGGCTGGCCAAGCAATCGAAACTCGCGAAAGCACGACCAAAGGCATCGCAACGGTGATCATGCCACCCCCAATGAACGGTGCTGACAGGGGAGCCGCCAACGCGTAATCCTCTGCCGCCCCCGACTTCAGTTCCGGGTCGACGACCCGTAGCAATACAAACCCAGTCGCTGTGGTGCCAGTTGACATCCCAAAATTGATCAAACCCAACGGGAACCATTTTTCAGGCGGCAAAATCTTTCGAGACAAAAACAACAGACAAAACGTCGACCAAATCGATCCGGCCATCAAGAGAATGGCCAAAGGCACCCACAAAGACGCCACCGCTGCCAAATTCAGGGTCGCGACCGCGGCAACGACCAGCAAATCCATGGATGTCCCCGAAATGCGATGGATGGTTTGCTCGTCGATCAAATGGACTTGGCCAATCGCTCGCAGCAGCATTCGCACGATTGCACCGCCGAAAAGCGTGTAAATGAACAGGGGAAACGATCCAACGATGCTGGCCAATGTCAATCGCGATCGCAGCTGGGACTCACCGGCGTCGGGGGATTCCCTGGTATCGGATGTCTCGCTGGCCCCCACCGCGGCCAGTTCAACGGATTCGGCGCTGGCGTTTGTTCCCATGGTCTCAGCGACCCAGCCCACCCCGCCTTGCAGGGCGACGCCAATGCCCATCGCGAGTGCCAGCCAGATGGCTTGCAACAACAACGGATCGAGCACGCTTCCGTCGATGCGTGCGCTGCCCAACGAGGCCGCACTGGAACGCGGAGCCGACTTCGTTGGATTGGAGGCCGTCTGAAGGGCGACTGAATCCTCGGCGGATTCAGCGACCGGAATCCAATTCCGCCGAAGCGCCAATTGGATCCAGAGAATGCCGGAAACCAGACCGTAAACCAATCCACCGGTTGCCATCATGACGCCCAAGTCAAAGCCTTCTTCCCAACCGATCGAAGGGTGCTTGAAGACGTCTCCCATCGCCGCGGCGGTTCCGTGCCCGCCAGCAAACCCGGTTTCGATCAACATTCCGGCCGAGGAAGGCAACTCGAACTGCGGTCCGATCCACCACCATGTGACCCACAGTCCAACCACGGTTTGGCCCAGCACGATGATCCAAACCATCAGGCCCTGCTGCATGACGTCGCGGACCAGATGCTGGCTCGACGACGAGGGATCTTGCTTGCTTTTGCCCAGCAACATGGCGGCAAAGACGACGGCAATCAAAGTGGACGGCCAGGGACCGAGGGCGGACACAATCGGTTCCAGCGTGTCGCGTTCGTTCCAGCGAAACCATTGAACGACTGCCAGACCTAGAAATCCCGCGATCAACGAGGCAGGGATCAACCCCTGTCGAAACCATGCGACTTGTTGACGCAACCCAACGCCAAGGAGCATCAGAGCAGAAACAAAAACGATGGCGTGAAGCATGGTCCTCGGTCCGGAAGTTTCGGGATCGGCCTTCACCGATGCCACGAGCATTTTGGGCGCTGCTGGCCTTCGCGGGAGGGTGTCGTCGAAGGAGTGGCCCCAGTGTCGCTGGTCACAGGAGCCACGCAAGGTGACGCGAACCGGTTGGGGCTGCGAGATGGGCAGTGACAAAGTTCCCAAAGGAGCCTACAACATTCGCTCCGGAGTCCGCCTCGGCGACTGCTTTTCTCCGTCAGCCTCCGTCTTATCGCACCCCAATATGCTCGCAAGAAAACCACTGTTTCCCGGCGTGATCGAGTTGAACTTTCAAGCTGGTGAAGTGCTTGGGTGCAACGTCTATTTGATCCACGATTCGAACGAGTGGATCCTGATTGACATTGGGTATGAGGAGACCGTCGATGACTTCATCGAAATCATTCGTGGTTTGGACTTTCCTCTTTCACGCTGCAAGACGCTGGTCGCCACCCACGCGGACGTGGACCACATTCAGGGGCTGGCCAAAGCCAAGCAGATCCTGAAGACCACGATTTCGGCTCATCCCAACGCGGTGGAACCACTGACGACGGGCGACACGCTGAAAACCTTGGCGGTCATCGAAGCGCAGAATCTGAAGATGGCAATGCCTCCCGTTGAGATCGAAACCCAGATCAACGACGGGGACATCATCACGGTCGGCAAAAAACAAATCGAAGTCTGGCACACTCCCGGGCACACCGACAGCCAACTCGCGTTCCGCATCGGCGACGTGCTGTTGTCCGGTGACAACCTCTACCGCGACGGCTGCATCGGTGCGATCGACGCCCACCACGGCAGCGACATTCGATCGTTCGTCCAATCGCTGACTCGCATCCGCGAAAGTGATGTGAAGTGGTTGGCCCCGAGTCACGGTCCGATCTTCGCCAAAGACAATGCGATGCTGGATCGTGTCATCGAGCGAGTCCGTGGCTACCTGCACATGGCTGACTTTGGAACACTCGCCGAAGATTGGCCGTTGATGAATGAGTGGGACGATGAAGTCGAGCAAGGCATTTTGCCCGATGGATGGCAAGCTCCCGCGGAGTGATCGGTTCGTGTCCCTCGACATTCGGTTCGGCGATCGAGAATCCAATTCAACGTGAACTCTTCCCAACGCCCTTTGTCGTTTCCTGATTCGATCCCAGCGAAGGTCGACCGTCCCGACCAATTCTCGGATGGAATTGTGATTCTGGGAGGCGGTTTGTGCGGCCTGCTTTTGGCTCATGAGTTGGCCCGGTTGGCCGCGTCGCGGTTGGGTGCCGACGCGCCCCGCATTTGGGTGATCGAATCTCCGTGTGGTGAAGTTGCCAGGCGAGATCAGCAGCGACCTGTTCGCTGGTTGCGGTTGTTGGGTGGCGAAGCGGACTACCAATACCGAACACAACCTGCCGATGCCTTGGCAGGGAGATCGATCCCTTGGCCACGCGGGAAGGGCTTGGGAGGCAGCGGGAGAATCAACTCCATGATTTGGTTCCCGCCCACAGCCGCCGAGATCCGATCGCTGGCAACATTTCTTGTGTCAAAGCAGTCGCCGAATGACAATCGGTTGATTGGCGACTCGCCCACCGATGCCGAGCAGCAACTTCAGCGAGCATTTGATCGGTCCCGCCAAATCATTCGTCCCGAGCAAGCCCGCTGGCTCAGTCCAACGAGCGAAGCCTTTTTGAAGGCAGTGTCAGGTCGCATCAGCGGAGACTTTGCTGCCTACGATCGTCTCAATCGAAATGGGCGACGATGGACGGCCGTCGACGCGATCGCGGATTTGTGTCAGAGCAATGCCGTGGCGGCCAATCGGATCCGCGTCGTTCGTGCGCAGGTGTCGTCTCTGGAAATCAATGACGGTGTGGTAGCGGGGATCCGTTGGTCGGATGGTCGGACGAGTCTGATTGCGAATGATGCGGAAGTCGTTTCGTCATTGGGCGCGATCGCGTCACCCACGTTGCTTCATCGCAGCGGACTGACCAACCCGCAGATTGGTGAGAATTTGCATGACCACCTGATCATGCCGGTTGTCCATTCGCATGATGGCCCAGCGTTTTCAGATTCGAGCTCTGACATGACCGCTTTGGCTCAGTGGCAACACGCAGGTCGAGGGCCGATTGCATGCAACGTCGCGGAGTGCGGTGGTTTGGACGAATCGCATCGCTGGCAATTGCATGTGACTCCCACTGATTACCTTCGGTTCCCGAATGACACGCGACGTCCCGCGATGACCATCGGCGTCAACGTCACGCGTCCTCATTCGCGTGGCCGGTTGGATTGGACGCCGGATGAGACGCTCATCGACGCCGGGTATTGGAACGATGACCGCGACCGAGTTGGATTGCTCGACGGTGTTCGGTGGGTGCGAGAACTGGTTCAGCAATCCGGATTCGATCGGCGATTGCGATCCGAGATGATTCCGGGGGCCAAACGACAAACCGATGAGGCCATCACCGCCGCGATGGCTCGCTATTCACAGACGCTGTATCACCCCGCTGGCACGTGTGCGTTGGGGAGCGTCGTGGATTCCAATTTTCGCGTCCGTGGCATCACGAATTTAAGCGTCGTCGACGCGTCTTTGTTGCCCGAACCAACGACCGGTAACCCGACTGCGACACTTGCGATGTTGGCTTGTTACGCCGCAACGCAGTTGGTTCGCCAGTAACAATGTCTTTGATCCAGGAGCGGAATTGAGTCCGCTTGGATCAACGAGGCTGGCGGCGATAGCGTTTGTTGGAAGCCACCAAGGTGACAAACTTGCCTTGTTGCAACGTCCGGCCATCGTCGCTGACCAACTGGCGATGCCAAGTGATTTTCGCGGCGCGACGACCGTGGGCCTCGGTTGATTCCACCGACGTGACCACGCGAACTCGTTCGTCAAAGAAGACCGGGTTGTCAAAACTCCAGTTGTCCACGGACACCAACGCCAAGGTGGCTGCTCGAGGGAACTCGGTCGACAACCCCGCCAGAATGCTCAGCCCCAGCAAGCCGTGTGCGACCGGTCGACCAAACGGCGATTTGGGGAAGTCGTCCTCGACGCCACTTTCGTCGCCGTGCAACGGATCGAAGTCGCCCGTCAAATGGGAGAAGGTCCGCACATCGTTAGCAGAGATGACCCGCCAGGGACTCAACCATTGCTGGCCAACTTGCAGGTCTTCGCAGTACAGCGTGTCGGTCGGTTCTGGAACGCCCTTGGTGATGACAACAGGTTCGGGACGAGTCGCGTTTTCGGACGCAATGATTGCGTCATGTGTCGGTATCGAATCGGACATTCACGTCACTCCTTGTTAAAACACCTCATCGTGAACCGCTCGGGTCGAAAAACCCGTGGTTGACTGTGCTGTCGCAGCAGCCGATGAAGATCGTTCCGGCCTCGCAACCTTGCGAGTCGAACCCATGGTTCGCCTGCTCGGCACTTTGGCCGAAAGAAATCGCGGAAGCAATTCCGTGTTCAGGCATTCGCATAGAATATGCCAATCCCAGGCAAAGACAATCTGGCTGAGGCGATTACACAAACTGTGCAGCCTTCATTTGCCCGCGAAATCCGTTTGATGACGGGTGATTTCGGTGCATTTGAAACGAATTGGCGACCGCGATCCCGGTACCTTTCCACTCTGCGTTTCATGGAAGGCTGTTTGCAGCGGGCGCAGGGGACCACCGGGGAAGATTTCGGTTGTCAGATTGCCCCAATGGTTGGCGTCGGCGATTCGTTCAACCATACTCTGCATGGATCAAATCTGATCTTTGCTTGCAATTCCCTCCTAAGGATCCCACCTCGATGACAAAATTGTTCACTGCAACCACCTTGACGCCTTCTTGGTCAACGACGCTCGCGATCGGTTTGGCTGTCGTTTTTTCAAACGTGCTTGTTGTTTCTGCTGATTCCCCGGTGAAGCTGCCTGCCGAGAGCGGCATGACCTCGATTTTCAACGGCAAGGACCTCACAGGTTGGAGCGGTGATGAACGATTGTGGTCGGTGCGTGATGGTGTCATTCATGGCGAGACCACCGAGGAAAACAAAGCCAATGGAAACACGTTCCTGATCTGGCAAGACGGCAACACGAAGAACTTCGAACTCCGCCTTTCGTTCCGTTGCAACGCGGACAACAACTCGGGCATCCAGTACCGGTCCAAGCACATCACCAACAAATCGGCTCGCAACGAGTGGGTCGTGCGGGGCTATCAGCACGAACTTCGCAATGAGATGAAGTTCCCCAACATCGCCGGTTTCATCTACGACGAAGGTGGCCGTCGTGGCCGCATTTGCATGGTCGGTGAGAAAGCAGTCTGGAAGGACGGAAAGAAACAGGTCTTGGAAAACTTCATGGACGAAGCTGAGTTCCAAAAGCTGTTCAAATTGGATGACTGGAACGAAGTCGTCATCATCGGGAATGGCAACCACATCCAGCACTTCTTGAACGGGAAGTTGATTCTCGACTTCACCGATGAGCAACCCGAACTTGCGTTGTTGGACGGCAAGTTGGCTTTGCAACTCCACGCTGGCAAATCCATGTGGGCGGAATTCAAAGACATCCGATTCAAATCGTTGGATTGAAAACGAACCCGCGATCGATGCCGCGAAGTCCGCGTGACCACCGATGGGATCGCCTTGAGTTCCAAGTTGGAACTCGGCGATTCGGTGGCGGACAATTTCGCTTCGCGACGCAACTTCGTCGATGGATATGGGGTAAGGTGGACACTTGTGGAAGTCGTTTGGAAACGTCTTCCGCAGGTTTGTTAAGCAGGTCGGCTGGATTGATCGGGCGCAACCATGTGAGCCGTTTGGGCGTTAGCCCCGGTTGCGAGTGAAAACCGTGGCTAACGCCAACGGCTCACATACCCGATGACACCTGCGTACCTGCTTAAGTCCCTATTTATGAGGATGAAGGTTTGGCTTCCGATTCGGACCTTCCGAGTGAAACTCCGGCGAGTAAAACTCAACCGGGCAACGTCAAGCGTCCGCCCGAGACATCGCAGGTGGATGCGACCGTCGCGTCTGGACGAGCTGCTCCAGACATCGAAACCCCGGACTGGATTGGACGTTATCGCGTCATCCGTCGGATCGGGAGCGGCGGCTTTGGTTCGGTGTTTCAGGCCAAAGATGAGTCACTCAACCGTGACGTCGCGATCAAGATTCCGCTGCGGTCGCTGCAAGATGTCAACGATGAATTCCAGTGGACATCGGAAGCCCGGATGGTCGCCAAGCTGGACCATCCCAACATCGTTCCGGTTTATGACGTGGGCAACTCCGACGAGTTTCCCTTCTTCGTCGTTTCGCGATTCATTCAAGGCCTGGATCTTCGCGAACGTTTGCTGGCATCCAAGCCATCACTGGAGGAAGGACTGGGCTGGATTCGCTCGATCGCCGAAGCACTGCATCACGCGCATTCCAACGGCTTGGTTCACCGAGACGTCAAACCAAGCAATCTGCTGATCGACACCCAAGACCGAGCTTGGTTGACTGATTTTGGATTGGCGATGAGTGACGATGCTCCTCGCCCGACCCGTGCGGGGTTGCTGATCGGAACCTATTCCTACATGAGCCCCGAACAAGCTCGTGGCGAAGGTCACTTGGTGGACGGTCGAGCAGATATTTTTGCTTTGGGGATCGTGTTGTACGAGCTTTTGGTGGGACGGCGTCCCTTCAGCGGTGGCTCCAGCCAACAGTTGCTGCAAGACATTGTCCGCGCCGAGCCCAAGCCGCTGCGGCAATTCGATCCGAATTTGCCAATTGAGCTGGAACGCATCTGCTTGAAAGCGTTGGCCCAGCGAGTTTCGGATCGCTACCCCACTGCGGCTGCCATGGCAGCGGACCTTGGTTCTTACCAAACCGAAGAGTGCACGGTCGATTACAGCGGGGATTTGTCGGCGACGTTTCTCCCTGGCACCAACTCGCTGTCGCCACCGGGTGTGTTGGCAAACTCGCCCCGTCCCGATGCGGAACCACGTGTGATCCCCAAAGGCTTGCGGGCCTTTGACCAGCACGACCGCAGTTTCTTTTTGCAGTTGGTCCCCGGGGCGCGAGATGCTCGCGGTGTTCCCGAGGTGCTGCGTCAGCTGAAGATCCGGATTGACTCGCGAGACATCGACGAGGCATTTCGTGTGGCACTGATTTACGGGCCATCCGGTTCCGGGAAGTCATCGTTGATGCAGGCGGGTTTGGTGCCCTTGCTGGACGCATCGGTGGAAGTCGTTTCCGTGGAAGCCAACGCGACGCACACGGAATCCCGCCTGTTGGCGGCCCTGCAAAAACTGGACTCCAACACCGCTGCGGAGTCCACGCTGATCGGCGCGATGGCATCGATTCGAAAGAACGGTGTCGGTGGCGGAAAAAAAGTCTTGGTCATTGTGGACCAATTTGAGCAATGGCTGCACATCCACCCGAGAATGCAAGACGAAGTCTTGGTCGACGCAATCCGGCAGTGCGATGGCAAAAACCTGCAGTGCTTGTTGTTGATTCGGGACGACTTCTGGATGCCTGCGACTCAGTTCTTTCACGAACTGGATTTGCGATTGGTTCAGGACGTGAACTGCATCGCGGTGGACCGCTTTGATCGCAGGCACGCTCACTATGTTCTGACGGAATTCGGTCGGGCGTATGGATGCTTGCCAGAAGACCTGGGGCGGATCACTGCCGAACAGACCAAGTTCATCGCCCGGATCATTGAGGCTGTTCAAGAAAACGGCAGAGTGATCTCGATTCATTTGGCCGTGCTGGCGCAAATGTTGAAAAGTCGCACGTGGGATCTGAAGACGTTGGCTGAGTTCGGCGGCGCCGAAGGCGTCGATATCGTTTACCTCCAATCAACCTTTGAAGACTCCAATGCTTCGCCGCACCACCGAAGGCTGCGCGACCCTGCCAAAGCCGTTTTGGCCGAGTTGCTGCCTGAACGAGGGGCCAAGATCAAAGGGCAGATGAAAGACCTGGATCGACTCCAGGAAGTCGCTGGTCTGGATCACGCGACCTTTGGCGAACTGATCGAGGCTCTCGACGGAGAACTTCGGTTGATCACACCCACCGCAGCGTTGGATGGCGTGGATTCCGATGTTTCCCAACGCAGCTATCAGCTGACGCACGACTTTTTGGTCGAGCCCATTCGGGATTGGTTGACTCAAAGTGACCGCCAGAGCATTCGTGGGCGAGCCCGATTGCGTTTGAATGAGTTGACGGAGTATTGGAAACCGAAACGCGAAAATCGTTTTTTGCCAAGTGGTTTGGATTACCTTCGCTTTCTCGCTTTGACCGCACCTGCGCAACGCACGGAAGATCAGGCCAAGCTGATGACCGCCTCGGCTCGCTACCATGGAACTCGCTGGGCCATCGCTGCTGCTCTGCTGGTTCTCGCCGGCCTCGCGGTCGCCACCGTCAACCAAAACATTGCCAATCGTTTGGCCAACCAAGAAACGGAATCGATGGTTTCTCGCCTGCTCGCCGCCGATGTGGCGATGGTGCCTCAGGTGATCGAAACCATGCAGCCATTTCGCGAGGAGGCGGAACCTCGATTGCAATTCGTGTTGGCGGATTCAAGCAAGACGCCTCGTGAGGTCCTG includes these proteins:
- a CDS encoding GMC family oxidoreductase produces the protein MNSSQRPLSFPDSIPAKVDRPDQFSDGIVILGGGLCGLLLAHELARLAASRLGADAPRIWVIESPCGEVARRDQQRPVRWLRLLGGEADYQYRTQPADALAGRSIPWPRGKGLGGSGRINSMIWFPPTAAEIRSLATFLVSKQSPNDNRLIGDSPTDAEQQLQRAFDRSRQIIRPEQARWLSPTSEAFLKAVSGRISGDFAAYDRLNRNGRRWTAVDAIADLCQSNAVAANRIRVVRAQVSSLEINDGVVAGIRWSDGRTSLIANDAEVVSSLGAIASPTLLHRSGLTNPQIGENLHDHLIMPVVHSHDGPAFSDSSSDMTALAQWQHAGRGPIACNVAECGGLDESHRWQLHVTPTDYLRFPNDTRRPAMTIGVNVTRPHSRGRLDWTPDETLIDAGYWNDDRDRVGLLDGVRWVRELVQQSGFDRRLRSEMIPGAKRQTDEAITAAMARYSQTLYHPAGTCALGSVVDSNFRVRGITNLSVVDASLLPEPTTGNPTATLAMLACYAATQLVRQ
- a CDS encoding MBL fold metallo-hydrolase, coding for MLARKPLFPGVIELNFQAGEVLGCNVYLIHDSNEWILIDIGYEETVDDFIEIIRGLDFPLSRCKTLVATHADVDHIQGLAKAKQILKTTISAHPNAVEPLTTGDTLKTLAVIEAQNLKMAMPPVEIETQINDGDIITVGKKQIEVWHTPGHTDSQLAFRIGDVLLSGDNLYRDGCIGAIDAHHGSDIRSFVQSLTRIRESDVKWLAPSHGPIFAKDNAMLDRVIERVRGYLHMADFGTLAEDWPLMNEWDDEVEQGILPDGWQAPAE
- a CDS encoding amidophosphoribosyltransferase — protein: MAELNHECGVAAIYHLSGRGRSPVCTDDGPRQISRLLPRMLLDIQNRGQLAAGMTTFDPDRPALLKTRRDVGTVTEVFRLNHRAKAESLMKSLAGRAAIGHVRYATCGADDRNYAQPFERRHIHKRKWFSFCFNGQLANYTLLKQRLLADGDHHLALDTDTEIFLHEIARLLSQSQERLDWMDVLKQVTAGFDGAYSMALLTAEGEMLVARDPLGIKPMCYIHEGPLFACASESVALLNLGFEPDQIHSLPPGHAILIDPEEGFRMERFAEPEAPKHCFFEWIYFANVASTLDDRSVYLSRTNLGRELADAEREFGRVPLDDPDTIIVPVPDTSKAAADSMAYELSIPCREGLIRNRYAGRTFIEGGRARKAKAAAKYTPLREVLQGKRVILVEDSIVRSTTMNALLDRIRDVGGAKEIHVRVACPPIVAPCFYGIDMSTIDQLIAPKYFSLTGELDEESQQRMADDLGADSLRYLPVSAIARAIDLPEDHLCQACVTGKYPTPIGQHLYQIACDNRGSRINNQRTYEQLAAAVAGE
- a CDS encoding 3-keto-disaccharide hydrolase is translated as MTKLFTATTLTPSWSTTLAIGLAVVFSNVLVVSADSPVKLPAESGMTSIFNGKDLTGWSGDERLWSVRDGVIHGETTEENKANGNTFLIWQDGNTKNFELRLSFRCNADNNSGIQYRSKHITNKSARNEWVVRGYQHELRNEMKFPNIAGFIYDEGGRRGRICMVGEKAVWKDGKKQVLENFMDEAEFQKLFKLDDWNEVVIIGNGNHIQHFLNGKLILDFTDEQPELALLDGKLALQLHAGKSMWAEFKDIRFKSLD
- a CDS encoding sodium/glutamate symporter, which produces MLHAIVFVSALMLLGVGLRQQVAWFRQGLIPASLIAGFLGLAVVQWFRWNERDTLEPIVSALGPWPSTLIAVVFAAMLLGKSKQDPSSSSQHLVRDVMQQGLMVWIIVLGQTVVGLWVTWWWIGPQFELPSSAGMLIETGFAGGHGTAAAMGDVFKHPSIGWEEGFDLGVMMATGGLVYGLVSGILWIQLALRRNWIPVAESAEDSVALQTASNPTKSAPRSSAASLGSARIDGSVLDPLLLQAIWLALAMGIGVALQGGVGWVAETMGTNASAESVELAAVGASETSDTRESPDAGESQLRSRLTLASIVGSFPLFIYTLFGGAIVRMLLRAIGQVHLIDEQTIHRISGTSMDLLVVAAVATLNLAAVASLWVPLAILLMAGSIWSTFCLLFLSRKILPPEKWFPLGLINFGMSTGTTATGFVLLRVVDPELKSGAAEDYALAAPLSAPFIGGGMITVAMPLVVLSRVSIAWPALLLATLLIVLILLGVRSRRSH
- a CDS encoding MaoC family dehydratase; this translates as MSDSIPTHDAIIASENATRPEPVVITKGVPEPTDTLYCEDLQVGQQWLSPWRVISANDVRTFSHLTGDFDPLHGDESGVEDDFPKSPFGRPVAHGLLGLSILAGLSTEFPRAATLALVSVDNWSFDNPVFFDERVRVVTSVESTEAHGRRAAKITWHRQLVSDDGRTLQQGKFVTLVASNKRYRRQPR